TCTAAATACTTATAATCTGaccaatactttttttttttttctctgagtaaaatatttttctttaaaagtctttttctgatatttcacAAAGACGTGGGTTGCCATAAtgtattgcatgtgtgtgtgtttcagtgtttggCATACCATCTGAACCTCATCATCACGTGCATTGTGTCAGGGTGTGCGTATAATTGTTGGATTTTCTTGTCCGGACTGAGTATGTAAAAAGGCCTGAGGGTTGAACTTTCCCCTACTTCTCACATTGAGTCCTCTCCCCTCACTGACATTTTTTCCAATCAATCTGCACTCCCATACAAAACTCAACCAAAATGCTGAAACTATACATATGGTATTGGTTTAaataatggatggatgaaatgttcaaataaaaatggaaatatggaAAACACTCTAGACAAATAGTTTTATTTGATTCAGTGTTTGGGGGGATGTAAAATTGGGATTTCTTTagagatgaaaaacacatggtAACTctttagacaaaacaagacatttaatgtCAGCTCTAGGATATTTTATAGACGGTTTATTAGttcagaaaataattgttaattacAGCCCTACATACAATATTTGCACTACAAGGAACACAGCTGGAAAAGATCAACTacataaaagaaatgtataaagGGCTTTGGTAgaaaacagtaaagtaaaagtaaaacagaatCCATGTTATATTCCTGTAACATTCAGTGTTTAATCAGTAATTCAGACCTTTCATTGCATCATGATCCAAGTCTGCATAAGGGTAACTGACTACTATTAAAGACTATCCACGCCCCCAGCCTCCCTCCTGCCCCACCTCCAAGCtccaacagccaatcagaggagcTTTCTGCAACAGCCCTGAGCAATAAAAACCTCACAATGCAGTTCAGCAGCACAgaccagagaaagagagagagacacacacacatcagaaccAACTTTCCCACTGAAACAGCcgacaaaaaaatgaagatgcCACAGCTTCTCATCCTCCTGATGACCATTTTGGTGCACGCAGCAACCGCTTTCCCCACGGACAGAAGAGCTCTGCAGAGCCAGGCCAAACACGCCTCCTGGGACGACATGAACGTGGTGGCTCACGGCCTCCTGCAGCTGGGCCAGGGTCTGAAGGAGCACGTGGACAAGACCAAAGCGCAGATGAGAGACATCAATGCCAAACTGAAGGCCTTCAACAGCACTGTGGCTGGCCTGGAGAGGAGTCAGCAGGAGCAAGATGAAGCTCTGAAGGCAAGAAgcaaaaaggaggaggaggagagggaatgGCTGGCCGAGGAGGTGAAGACACAGAGCGAAGGCATCCACACCAGGATAGACAGACTGGAGGAGAAGGTGGATGTGGCACTTAAAGAGCCgacattaaaaagcaacaacCGCGAAAACACAAGAGTCTCATTAATCCAGGTGAGAGGAAAATACTGCTTTCTTACAGCTTACTGGAATAAAATGAGTAGTTCTCAAATgagataaataattaaaacccCACAGACTAGTAAATGTTCTAAAGGAGTGTCACTATTGGAGACAAACCTCCATCAGAAGCTGaccaaaggttttatttttccagAGACTGGTAGCAGCTCAGAACAAACGCATTGACCAGCTGGTGGAGAAAATGACGCAGCAACAAGACAAACTGGAGAAACAGAGTCTGTACCTGCAAACACTGCAGAGCAAGGTGAGTTTCACCTTAATAAACTGTAAACCTTGTGTGATTTAgccactgagagagagaaaaaaatctgtgaccTTCAACTGCTGAGATTACCTTAGCAGTAAAGTCATTAATCAGAATTTTCTTAACCTTTCTCTGTGATCCGCCAGGTAACACACAAGAGAGTAAAATCACACCGACGGAGAGATGAGGAGACGGCACTGATGGGAGAGCCTGCAGAGCACCTCAAAGACACATCAGGTAAGAAATCATATCagataaactgttaaaaaaatttaaagtgaTAGAGACAAAGAAGCTCTGAgagtgagggaaaaaagtaaatgtgtgaTGATGTTGAAAAGACTTTGTAAAAGGGTTTCACCTATTGAGTGCTAAACACTTTTGCCGCCTCAGAAAAATTAACTACTAAGTAACAACTGCAGTCATTTCCTCTTCAGGGCATTCTTCTTTAAGTActaaatgcaaataaacaaatatagtACTTTGAGATGAAACACAAATGCCTGAGAGAGTACACATCTACAACACATTAAACAGAGTGCACCAAGGAGCTACTCATGTTTCCTAAAGTGACATAAGAACAAACTTTCACCTTTGCACCTGAATTTATAATACTTGATTTGCTGGCAGAGCAGCTCACATACAGTCCGAAGATCAGGACAACAGCATCACTTCAAACACACCTTCTGTACTTTTTGTTCTTAGGACACAGAAAGCTCAAGCAAGGTATAAAAAAAGCAGCAAGTTTGATTAATCAAGAATCTTTGCAAATGTACCAAATTTCATTTGCAAACCCAAACCTGAGCCTGAATGAACACTCGCTGCTGCCTCAGTTTGAACAAAAACCTCAATGATCTGATCAGTTTTCTGTGCTTTGTCAGGTTTGGCCAAAGACTGTCATGACCTGTTTGTACGTGGGCAGCGAGCCAGCGGCGTCTACAGGATCCAACCAGAGAGCTCCCAGCCCTTTAACGTCCTCTGTCAAATGACTTCAGGTGAGTCAAACAAGAACTTTCCATAAAGGTCCTCTGGTTACACTGCTAGAGGCTAAGAGAGGCAACTTTTCAGCCAAAACTAGA
This sequence is a window from Etheostoma cragini isolate CJK2018 chromosome 9, CSU_Ecrag_1.0, whole genome shotgun sequence. Protein-coding genes within it:
- the LOC117950302 gene encoding angiopoietin-related protein 4-like, which translates into the protein MKMPQLLILLMTILVHAATAFPTDRRALQSQAKHASWDDMNVVAHGLLQLGQGLKEHVDKTKAQMRDINAKLKAFNSTVAGLERSQQEQDEALKARSKKEEEEREWLAEEVKTQSEGIHTRIDRLEEKVDVALKEPTLKSNNRENTRVSLIQRLVAAQNKRIDQLVEKMTQQQDKLEKQSLYLQTLQSKVTHKRVKSHRRRDEETALMGEPAEHLKDTSGLAKDCHDLFVRGQRASGVYRIQPESSQPFNVLCQMTSEGGWTVIQNRHDGSQNFNQLWESYKKGFGHLNGEFWLGLENIHSLSKQDQYVLQVEISDRAGERQQEARYQLQLDGEEKKYALHLESLSGVQEKIMTTGESGLPFSTADRDNDLAADVNCAELLSGGWWFNSCGESNLNGKYPRRPSLLRGQQSRRQGMFWTSTNGQNNSVKTTLLKIAPTTIKQ